The following are encoded together in the Lathyrus oleraceus cultivar Zhongwan6 chromosome 3, CAAS_Psat_ZW6_1.0, whole genome shotgun sequence genome:
- the LOC127126271 gene encoding uncharacterized protein LOC127126271: MEKPPPLFIFQIILFLLTPSILATSDSPNPTPVTFSVTEFGATGDGVHYDTLSIQSTIDSCPSGLPCRVTFPSPGKYLTATIHLRSGVILNVETGATILGGTKLEDYPKESSRWYVVLAENATDVAIEGGGVVDGQAEKFVVRYNPRKNVMVSWNQTGSCLGDECRPRLVGFLGCKNVRIFNITLNQPAYWCLHLVRSENISIHDIAIYGDLNIPNNDGIDIEDSNNTVITRCHIDTGDDAICPKSSTGPVYNLTVTDSWIRSKSSAIKLGSASWFEFKHFVFDNITIVDSHRGLAFQIRDGGNVDDIVFSNLNISTRYYDPLWWGRAEPIYVTTCPRDSTSKEASISNVRFINITANSENGIFLSGSKRGLLRNLSFINMNITYRRFTGYAGGLLDYRPGCQELVKHKTAGIMMEHIEGLEVRNVEMRWENNELEQWNNPMEFKPSTVNNIYFSNFNSILYSNSKSS, from the exons ATGGAAAAACCGCCACCACTCTTCATCTTCCAAATCATCTTATTCCTTCTCACCCCATCAATTCTTGCCACATCAGACTCTCCAAACCCCACCCCCGTTACCTTCTCCGTCACAGAATTCGGAGCAACCGGAGACGGCGTCCACTACGACACCTTATCAATCCAATCCACCATCGACTCATGTCCGTCCGGTCTCCCCTGCCGCGTCACCTTCCCATCACCGGGAAAGTACCTAACAGCAACCATACACCTAAGATCCGGCGTGATCCTAAACGTGGAGACAGGCGCCACCATCCTCGGTGGCACGAAACTTGAAGACTATCCAAAGGAGTCATCGAGGTGGTACGTGGTACTGGCGGAGAACGCGACGGATGTTGCAATCGAAGGCGGCGGTGTTGTGGACGGACAGGCGGAGAAATTCGTTGTGAGATATAATCCGAGAAAGAATGTAATGGTGAGCTGGAATCAAACTGGGAGTTGTTTGGGTGATGAATGCAGACCTAGACTTGTTGGATTTCTTGGATGCAAAAATGTTAGAATCTTCAACATTACTCTTAATCAACCTGCTTATTGGTG CTTACACTTGGTGCGGAGTGAAAACATATCCATTCATGATATTGCAATTTATGGAGACTTGAATATACCAAACAATGATGGGATTGATATCGAGGACTCAAACAACACGGTAATCACTCGATGCCACATTGATACAGGAGATGATGCAATCTGTCCAAAGTCATCCACTGGCCCTGTTTACAATTTAACAGTCACTGATTCTTGGATTCGATCCAAATCTTCTGCAATCAAATTAGGCAGTGCTAGTTGGTTTGAATTCAAGCATTTTGTTTTTGACAATATCACTATTGTTGATTCTCATAGAGGGCTTGCGTTCCAGATCCGTGATGGAG GAAATGTCGATGACATTGTCTTCTCAAACTTAAATATAAGCACAAGATACTATGATCCATTATGGTGGGGTAGAGCTGAGCCTATCTATGTCACAACTTGTCCAAGAGACTCAACCTCAAAAGAGGCTTCAATCTCAAATGTCCGATTCATCAACATCACAGCAAATTCTGAAAACGGAATCTTCCTCTCTGGTTCAAAGAGAGGATTGTTAAGAAACTTGAGCTTCATCAACATGAACATCACTTACAGAAGGTTCACCGGTTATGCTGGTGGGTTGTTGGACTATAGGCCAGGATGCCAAGAATTGGTTAAACACAAAACTGCAGGGATTATGATGGAACACATTGAAGGTCTTGAGGTTAGAAATGTAGAAATGAGATGGGAAAATAATGAACTTGAGCAGTGGAACAATCCTATGGAGTTTAAACCATCTACTGTGAATAACATCTATTTCTCTAATTTTAATTCTATTTTGTATTCAAATAGCAAATCAAGTTGA